Proteins from a genomic interval of Vanacampus margaritifer isolate UIUO_Vmar chromosome 4, RoL_Vmar_1.0, whole genome shotgun sequence:
- the socs4 gene encoding suppressor of cytokine signaling 4 — protein MSEKKPRCSDTRPKCGIRSWSADSYVWRGKKRSRNSRKGSSPGGVETEGSEELGVRSTSCPRRRRERKCSCSSLGEDIDAVCRKALSRRSLRQKFQDAVGQCLPLRSHNPHHHHHHHHLPGASRPFSVLFWSKRKIHVSELMQDKCPFSPKSELARSWHLYKNHATHPSVLMDLEDNLKPNNPSPCNSPPPTSLSWEDICCSPEPGSITQEDWESICPHEQTEDNFSHILVPDLLQINNSSCYWGVLNRFEAEELLEGQPEGTFLLRDSAQDEFLFSVSFRRYSRSLHARIEQNGNRFSFDVRDPCMYRDASVTGLLRHYSDPATCLFFEPLLSQPLARTFPFSLQHLCRAVICSCTTYQGIENLPLPPQLRNYLCQYHIKCQGACAV, from the coding sequence ATGTCTGAGAAGAAGCCCCGATGCTCAGACACACGTCCCAAATGTGGCATTCGCAGTTGGAGTGCCGACAGTTATGTTTGGCGAGGAAAGAAGCGCTCGAGGAACTCTCGCAAGGGTTCCAGTCCTGGAGGGGTCGAGACGGAGGGGTCAGAGGAACTCGGGGTACGGTCCACATCCTGTCCAAGGAGACGCAGAGAGAGAAAGTGCAGCTGCAGTAGTCTTGGGGAAGACATCGACGCTGTGTGCCGAAAGGCCTTGTCCAGGCGCTCTCTGCGACAAAAGTTTCAGGATGCTGTGGGACAGTGTTTACCCTTGCGCTCGCATAATccccaccatcatcatcaccaccaccatctACCGGGAGCCTCACGTCCCTTCTCTGTGTTATTCTGGTCCAAACGCAAGATTCACGTCTCAGAGCTCATGCAAGACAAGTGCCCGTTCTCCCCCAAATCTGAACTCGCCCGCAGTTGGCATCTTTATAAAAATCATGCCACCCACCCGAGTGTCCTCATGGACCTGGAGGATAACCTCAAACCCAACAACCCATCTCCATGCAACTCCCCACCACCGACATCCCTCTCCTGGGAGGATATCTGCTGTTCCCCTGAGCCTGGAAGCATCACTCAAGAGGACTGGGAATCTATTTGTCCACACGAACAAACAGAGGACAACTTTAGCCACATACTGGTCCCTGATCTCCTGCAGATAAACAATAGCTCCTGCTACTGGGGGGTGCTGAACCGCTTCGAGGCTGAAGAACTCCTGGAGGGCCAGCCAGAAGGAACCTTCCTTCTGCGTGACTCTGCCCAGGATGAGTTCCTTTTCTCTGTCAGCTTTCGACGTTACAGCCGTTCTCTGCACGCACGCATCGAGCAGAACGGCAATCGCTTCAGCTTTGATGTGCGTGACCCGTGCATGTACCGGGATGCCAGTGTGACGGGGCTGCTGAGACACTATAGTGACCCAGCCACCTGTCTCTTCTTTGAACCCCTCCTTTCCCAGCCGCTAGCCAGAACATTTCCCTTTTCCCTGCAGCACCTGTGCAGGGCTGTGATCTGCAGCTGCACCACCTACCAGGGGATCGAGAACCTTCCGCTGCCCCCTCAGCTCAGGAACTACCTCTGCCAATATCATATCAAGTGTCAAGGGGCATGTGCTGTGTAA